In Helicobacter mastomyrinus, the sequence ATGCCGGTATAATAGATATAGGTAATAACCTCTGTGCCGTGTTTAAGATAGAATCTCACAATCACCCAAGCTTTATCGAGCCTCACGCGGGGGCAGCTACGGGAGTAGGGGGCATAATGCGCGATATTTTCACTATGGGCGCGCGTCCTGTGGCTTCTCTAAATTCCATACGATTTGGCGATATTAATGACAATGGCGCACTAGGGCGCAAACATCGTTATTTACTGCGTGGCGTGGTAGAAGGCATAGGTAGCTATGGGAATTGTATGGGTGTGCCTACTATCGGTGGGGAGATGAGCCTTGAATCTTGCTATAATGGCAATATTTTGGTTAATGCCTTTTGTTTAGGCTTGGCAAAGAAAAATGAGATTTTCTACGGACGAGCAGAGGGTGTGGGGAATCCTGTCATTTATGTAGGGAGTAAAACCGGCAGAGATGGGCTAGGCGGCGCAGTGATGAGCTCTAATAGCTTTAGCTCTCAAGCAAAGGCTATGCGTTCAGCCGTGCAGGTGGGAGACCCATTTGCAGAAAAGCTTTTGCTTGAAGCGTGTTTGGAGCTTTTTAAACAGGATTTAATCGTGGGGATTCAGGATATGGGCGCAGCGGGGCTTACAAGCTCTAGCTTTGAAATGGCAGGACGTAGCAGAAGCGGTATGATACTTCATCTTGATAAAGTGCCTATGCGTGAAGCAGGTATGAATCCTTATGAGTTAATGCTGAGTGAATCCCAAGAGAGAATGCTCATCTGTGCGAAAAAAGGCTGTGAGGAGCGAGTGCTGAGCATATTTGAAAAATGGGAGATTGACGCGGCGATTATTGGAGAGGTTACAAAAAGTGGCATTATGGAATTATTTTGGGAGGGGGAGAAATGTGCGGAGATTCCTATCGCTGAGCTAAACGAGAATATGCCTGTGCTTGATATGCCTGTGAGGGCAAAGCCACCTCAAACACACAAGGCAAATCACCTTGAGACACATTTAAATACCCAAGAGATTTTCCTTATGTTGCTTGGCAGTGTGGAAATCGCTAATAAAAAATGGGTATATAGCCAATATGATAGTAGTGTGCAGAGTAATACTATTACTTCCGCAGGAAGTGGCGATGCGAGTATGATACGCATCAAGAATAGCAAAGTAGGCATAAGTATGAGTGTAGATTGCAATATGCGATATTGTTATCTTAATCCAAAAAACGGCGCGAAAATCGCCGTGGCTACCTCTGGACGCAATTCTATTGTTAATGGTGCAAAACCTTTAGCAATCAGCGATTGCCTTAACTTTGGTTCACCGCAGAATCCTGAAGTGATGTGGGCGTTTAAAGAAGTATGTGAGGGCATTAAAGAAGCGTGTAAGGCACTTAATACCCCTGTGGTAAGCGGTAATGTGTCTTTATATAATCAAAGCGATGGCATAGATATTTATCCTACGCCAAGCATTGTGAGTGTGGGGCTAATAGATGATGTCTCGAGGGTAATCCCCTCATCTTTTCAAGCACAAGGTAATGTGATCGTGCTACTAGGGGAGGCAAAAGCGGAATTTGGCGGCTCTTTGGCACAAAAGCTTTGTGAGGGGCGCATTTATGGCTGTATCCCAAGCATTGATTTAGATAAGGAATCAGCATTGTGGAATCTTATGTTAGAGGCGGTGAGTTTGGAGATTCTCAAAGCGGCAAAAGATATAGGTGAGGGGGGCTTAGCCATTACTTTAGCGCAAATGGCATTAGGCAATGGAGAGCATAGGCCTATGGGCTGTAATGTGCATACGAGTTTGCCATCACAAGTGCTTTTTGCACCATCTCAAAGCTGTATTATCGTGGAAATTGCAGTTGAGAATCTCGCTCTGCTTACACAAATGGCAAAGAAGCATAAAATACCTCTACACGAGATTGGCTGCGTTGGCGGAGACCACTTCTGCTGTGATGAGATAAACCTCTCTTTACAAGAAATCAGTGAGTTATACTTCACAAGCTTTGAAGCAATGATTAATCAAGATGTATAGAATCCTAAGCCGCCTGTGCATTTGTGGCTTTATGTGGAGCTTGGGTTGTGCTATGTGCTATGCAGGAGGTAATGCTGTCGTCAATGAGCCTCCTAATCCTTTTAGATTTCCTAAAGATGGTAGCTACTATTTAGAGCAATATGCTCCCATACTGCGCGATTATGTCGAGGTGGTACGGAAGCAATCTTTAGAAAAAAACTATCCCTTTTATTCCTCACGTCCCATTATTGAATATAGCGTGTATCGTGGTTTGAAACAGGCAGATAAAGAATCTATGCGGGGGTGGATAGTGCTTATAAGGGCGTATATAGCTGAATTTATTAAGTATAGCCATTTGGGCGGTGTAGGCATAGGGGCAAAAATGAATCTAGATGACAAAATGAGCTTTTATCTCAATTTTGATGGGCGATATTTGACAGATATAGAATCTTTTGGTATAGGGAAGGAAATCTTTGCTTATTGTGTATTGCCGCGATTTGACAAGTGCATTATGCTAGGCATTGGGGAGGAGTGGTAGCTTTGCTTATTGGAGATTAATGCTTTATGTTTCAAATCGCTTGAATGAGAGAGTTTTATATTCAGTGTAGATTTGATTTAAGTGAAATGTGCCTATTTATTGTTGGAGACATATTTTTTGCTATAATCCCGCTTTTAATCTCCATTTTGAAAGTAGAAATCCTATGCAAAACATACGAAATATCGCAGTTATAGCCCACGTAGATCATGGCAAAACAACGCTTGTAGATGGTTTACTCACGCAATCAGGTACTTTTAGCGAGAGGGAGCAAATTGATGAGCGTGTAATGGATAGCAATGATTTAGAAAAAGAGCGAGGTATTACGATACTCTCTAAAAATACCGCTATCAACTACAAAGGCACAAAAATCAATATCATAGACACGCCCGGACACGCGGACTTTGGCGGAGAGGTCGAGCGGGTGCTAAAAATGGTCGATGGTGTGCTATTGCTTGTAGATGCGCAAGAGGGCGTAATGCCGCAGACAAAATTTGTCGTCAAAAAGGCTCTAAGCTTTGGAATCCGCCCCATTGTCGTAGTAAATAAGATTGACAAACCTGCTGCCGAGCCAGATAGGGTAGTAGATGAAGTCTTTGATTTATTTGTAGCAATGGAAGCGAGTGATTTTCAGCTTGATTTTCCCGTGATTTACGCTGCTGCACGAGATGGCTATGCGATAAAAGATTTAAATGATGAAAAGAAAGATTTGCAGCCGCTTTTTGAGGCGATTTTAGAATATGTCCCTGCGCCTAGCGGCAGTAGTGAAAGTCCGCTGCAAATGCAGATTTTCACACTTGATTATGATAACTATGTGGGCAAAATTGGCATTGCGAGGGTGTTTAATGGACGTGTAAAAAAGAATGAAAATGTAATGCTTGCAAAAAGTGATGGCGAGAAAGAGACAGGGCGCATTACCAAGCTCATAGGATTCTTAGGCTTAGCGCGCACAGAGATAGAATCTGCACAGGCTGGGGACATTGTGGCGATTGCGGGATTCAATGCCATTGATGTGGGGGATTCTATTGTTGATCCTAGTAATCCTATGCCCCTTGATCCTATGCACCTTGAAGAGCCAACAATGAGCGTATATTTTGCGGTTAATGATAGCCCATTAGCCGGGCTAGAGGGTAAGCACGTAACGGCAAATAAGCTCAAAGATAGACTACTTAAGGAAATGCAAACTAATATCGCTATGCGTTGCGAGGAGATGGGGGAAGGGAAATTCCGCGTGAGTGGGCGCGGGGAGCTACAAATCACTATTTTGGCGGAGAATTTGCGACGTGAGGGCTTTGAGTTTAGTATCTCGCGCCCTGAAGTAATTATCAAAGATATTGATGGCGTGAAATGTGAACCTTTCGAGCATTTAGTCATTGATACGCCGCAAGACTTTAGCGGGGCAATTATTGAGCGGTTAGGGCGCAGAAAGGCAGAGATGAAAGCGATGAATCCTATGAATGATGGCTATACAAGGCTTGAATTTGAGATTCCCGCGCGTGGGCTGATTGGCTATCGTAGCGAGTTTTTAACAGATACAAAGGGTGAGGGTGTGATGAATCATAGCTTTTTAGATTTCCGCGCTTTTAGTGGCAATGTAGAATCTCGTAAGAATGGTGCGCTTGTAAGTATGGAAAATGGCGAAGCGACAGGATTTTCACTTTTTAATATCCAAGAGCGAGGAGTGCTTTTTATCACGCCGCAAACCAAAGTTTATGTGGGAATGGTTATCGGGGAGCATAGCAGGGATAATGATTTAGATGTTAATCCCATTAAGGCAAAACATCTCACAAATATGCGCAGCAGCGGGGCTGATGAGGCGATTAAGCTTGTGCCGCCGCGAGATTTAACGTTAGAGAGGGCGCTAGAATGGATAGAAGATGATGAGATTTTAGAAGTAACGCCCCAAAATATTCGAATTCGCAAGAAAGTTTTAGAACCAAATATGAGGAAAAGATCAAAAAAATAAATCAAAAAGTCGATATTCCTTTTTCAAGGAGTAGCTCTCCTTGAAACATATTTCTTTCAAAAGAACAAGGGAGCATATTATGAATCATTTTTTAGAATCTATTTATTTTCGCCACGCGTGTAAACTTTTTGATGACAAAAAGAAAATTCCTCAAGAACAATTTGATGAGATATTAGAAGTAGGGCGAATGGCTCCTAGCTCCTTTGGTATGGAGCCTACAAGGCTTATTGTAGTGCGTAGTGAAGCGGCAAAAGAGGCGTTGCGTCCTTTGTGTTGGGACCAGCCACAAATCACTACTGCGAGTGAAGTAGTGGTATTTAAGAGTTTGCAAAATGATTTAGTGCCGCCAAGTGAATACGCTAAACAAAATGCTTTAAGGCGTAAGATAGATTTGAGTAAGTACGAGACTTTTTCTAAGCGATTGGGAGACTATCTCAAATCTCGTGGGTTTGTCGATGAGAAAATTGCGTATTGGAGTGCATTGCAGGCTTATATTACAGTTACTTATATGGTAGCGTATGCCAGTTATCTTAATATCGATACTTGCTATATTGAGGGTTTTGAGAAAAATAAGGTTGAAGAGCTTTATGGTTTGGATACCTTTAAAGAACAAGTAAGTCTTATAGTGTGCTTTGGATATAGAGGAAAAGAACAGCAGCAACGTTTTCGAATCGGAATAGATGAGTTTGTGCAATATAAGTAAAAATGGAGGGATAAATGCTAGATACAATCACAGTTACTAAAAGAAATGGGCGCATTGAGCCACTTGATATTTCAAAGATACAAAAGCATACTCACGCGGCAGTAGAGGGCTTAGAGGGCGTAAGCCAAAGTGAGCTAGAGGTTGATGCAAAGATTTTGTTTAAGGATAAAATCACCACTGAAGAAATTCAGCAGACATTGATTAAAACAGCTGTGGATAAAATCGATGTAGATACACCTAATTGGACTTTTGTCGCGGCACGATTATTTTTGTATGATTTGTATCATAAAGTAACGGGTTGGACGGGATACAAGAAGCTTGAAGATTACTTTATGCAAGGTGAAAAAGAGGGTAAGCTCATATGCGGAATTAAAGAAAAATATGATTTAGCATTTTTGGATTCTCATATTAAGCCCGAGCGCGACTTGCAATTTAATTATTTAGGTATCAAGACACTTTATGATAGATATTTGCTTAAAGATGCAAATAACCACCCCATTGAGTTACCTCAGCATATGTTTATGGCGATTGCTATGTTTTTAGCGCAAAATGAGACTGATTGTAATGCGTGGGCAGTGAAATTCTACGATATGATTTCCTCTTTTGAGGTCATTTGTGCTACTCCCACTTTAGCAAATGCACGTACTACGCGACATCAGTTGAGCTCTTGCTTTGTGGGAAGCACACCTGATAATATTGAGGGTATTTTTGATGCGTATAAGGAAATGGCACTTTTAAGCAAGTATGGTGGAGGGATTGGCTGGGATTTTAGCCGTGTGAGAGGTCTAGGAAGCTATATTGATGGGCATAAAAATGCAGCAGGTGGTGTTGTGCCGTTTTTAAAAATTGCCAATGATGTGGCTATTGCTGTGGATCAGCTAGGCACACGCAAGGGGGCTATTGCTACGTATTTAGAGATATGGCATAATGATATTAATGATTTTATTGATTTACGTAAAAATAGCGGTGAAGAACGTAGGCGAACACACGATCTGTTCCCTGCTGTGTGGATTTGTGACTTATTTATGAAACGCGTTGAGGCAAATGAGTTTTGGACACTTTTTGACCCCTATCAATGTCCTGAGCTCACAGAACTCTACGGAGAGGCATTTGAGGCTAAATATATCGAATACGAGCAATCAGATTCAATACTAAAAACCTGTGTTTTAGCTAAAGATTTATGGAAGAAGATTCTTACTAATTATTTTGAATCTGGTTTGCCATTTTTGTGCTTTAAAGATAATGCTAATCGTGCGAATCCTAATGCGCATGTTGGTATTATTAGAAGTAGCAATCTTTGTACGGAGATTTTTCAAAATACTAATCCTAATCATTACGTGGTGGAAGTGGAGTTTGAAGATGGAAGCAAGAGTATCTATGATGAACAAGAAAAGATACAGGTTGATAGTGGCATTTCAAAAAGAGCAAATAAGCTTACAAGTATAGATTCTGTTAATGGCAAAAAGGTATTTATTACCTCTCGTATTGCCCAAGGAGGTGATACAGCTGTGTGTAATCTAGCAAGTATTAATTTAAGCAAAATCCACGCTAAAGAGGATATTGAGCGTGTGCTGCCTATTGCCATTAGAATGCTTGATAATGTAATTGATTTGAATTTCTATCCCAATCGTAAGGTAAAGGTTACTAATATGCGTAATCGTGCTATTGGGCTTGGTGTAATGGGTGAAGCAGAGATGTTAGCACGAGCTGGAATTGAATGGGGAAGCGAAGAGCATTTAGCTAAAATTGATGAAGTAATGGAAATTGTTAGTTTCTATGCAATCAATTCAAGCGCAGATTTGGCTCAAGAAAAAGGCATATATCCGCAGTTTGAAGGGAGTAATTGGAGCAAGGGAGTTTTTCCTATTGATTTAGCTAATAAAGAAGCGATAAAGCTTGTTGATAGAGGAGGGCTTTTCTCACAACAATGCGATTGGGAATCTCTAAGAGCAAAGGTAAAAACACAAGGTATGCGCAATGGCTATTTAATGGCAATCGCCCCTACAAGTTCCATCAGCATTTTAGTAGGGACAACACAAACTATTGAACCTATTTATCGCAAAAAATGGTATGAAGAAAATTTAAGCGGGCTTATTCCCACAGTTGTGCCACATCTTAATTTGGATACGTGGAATTATTATGTGTCTGCTTATGATATTGACCAAACATTGCTTATTAAGGCTGCTGCTGTGCGACAAAAATGGATTGATCAGGGGCAAAGCACAAATATTTTTGTGCGGCTTGATAAGGCAAGTGGTAAAATGCTCAATGATGTTTATATGCTTGCGTGGAAATTAGGCTTAAAAAGCACCTATTATCTGCGCTCTCAAAGCCCAGAAGCAGAAGAGCAGATTATGGATAGAAGTGTAGAATGTGTGAATTGCCAGTAGAAATTTATTGCTTTACATATAGATTTTATGTAAAATTAGGAGAATCCATTAACATTAAGTAATAAGGAGACGCTATGAATAGAGTTTATAAGAAAATAGGTTCGGGCACAATGTTGCTTGCACCTTTATTGAGTTGTGCTGTGGAGTTTGGAGGGCAGGGGATTCGCTCTGCCGCTTTGGGTGGCGCTGGTGTGGCTCTGAAGCAAACACAATGGGGTTTATATTATAATCCTGCATTACTTGCAGCAGAACCTGCAAAACACGCTAAAGTTGGTTGGAATGTGGGTGCAACACTTATGGATAGTGGGCTTTTCACGATGTTTGACGACTCCATTTTGGAACAAGATACAATTAAGAATACTCAATCTTTGAATGAGGCACTAAATCGAGGTGCTAATCTTACCTTTCAAAGTGGTATCGTATTTCAATTGCTACCTATATCGCAAGGACATAATCTAAGCATTGGTTATTTTAAAAATATTTATACTTCTTTGAGTGGTTGGGGAAATATACCCGATAATTCCACTAATCTCAATGATGTAACAGACAATGCTGGGTTTGATGCACACTTGTTAGCTATTGATGAGCTACCTATTGGTTATGCATATCGTTTTAGCACATCTGCAGGAGAGATAAGCGTGGGTGCGAGTGTGAAGTTTATGTTTGGCGCTGGTGGAAGGCATAGTATGGATCTTAATGGGAATATAACTGATCTTATCAAAGATACACTTTCAGTAGAAAATGCAGCTTCAAGCTTTAATGTTGGGCTAGATTTGGGCGCATACTATAGTCCTAACATTATAAATAATCGTTTAGGCATAGGATTGGTTGTTAAAAATCTCAATGCACCAAGCTTTACGATGAAACATATTAGCAATGGTGTTAGCACAAATGAAAAAATTTCCCTTAATCCTCAAGTGCGTTTGGGTATGTCGCTTGACCCATTAGATTGGCTGACATTTACCTTCGATGCAGATTTGACATCAAATAAGTTGCTTCCTCTTGCTTCCAAGACCGTGCATTCTCAAGTTGTTGGTGGTGGGATGAGATTCCACAGCACAAGATTTGAAAATGTGGATTTAAATCTAGGTATAGCAAAGGATTTTGGCTTAGATAATGGTTTAACCTTTAGTGGTGGATTTGGTTTAGGTTTGGTTGGTATTGCTCTGTCATACTCCACAGGCAAGACAGATATAGGAGGCGTGGCTATCCCTAATTATGTAGCTATTAAAATTGGTGGTGGTTTGAATTTCTAAGCCTTGATAATGGATAGCTTTTTTATAATAGGCTATCCATTATTACTCATTTTGATTTACTTTAAGGGCAATAGAATCTTGCGCAAGGTAGATTTTATAGCCCGAATAGGCTTTTGAAAGATATGAGCAAAGCTATTAGCTAATCTACGTGCTCTTTGAATTTTTTTATAACGTCTCTCTAGGTTACATCGCCATTGCCCAAAGCCTCTGCGATAAGCCTTTTCTAAAGGTTGATTAAAAATATGAAGAAAGAGTCTTCAAGCTTTTTGTCAAAAATTTCTTGGTGATTGCTATTTGGAAAACTAGGCTGGGAAAGCATAGCAAGGTAGGCTTCATCATTTTTATTAAGATATTTAATCTGCTCTAACACTGCTGCGAAATCTGTATGTGAGCGGCAATGGATAAAAGCCTTTGCATTCACCCCCCCCCCGCTTGATTCTAAAGGCAAGCTCACTCTTTCATCACCCCAATAGATAGGTATGCTTTGGGCGGCGAGTGCCTCAATCAACTTTTCTGTCGTATAGCCATTTGTGCTTGAATTTTCAAAGGCGATGTTGAATTTGCCTGTTTTGAGAAAGGCATATTTATCTGCTACGCGTTTGCCAATATTATTTTTATAGCCTCCACCGCTATCTATATGATCATATTGAGAAAGATAGTCAAAAAACTGCGCTCGTAAGTTCATCTGCCTTGCCATTACTCACTACAAAGGTGCAAAATCGCGTTTTCTCCTTGAGTAACTGCGGAGTGATGCTTTGATGTTTGCTCATAGCTTTTTCCATGACTCCTTTATAATGCAAGTAGAGCGGATAGCGCATATATCTATCCTCAAACTCCATAATCATATCCAATCGCATAATCACAAAAATTAAAATCCGCCCGGACATTCTCCCCACAGGAAAAGATTCTAATCCCATAATATTCAATATGCTTATCTCCCATCACAGAATAAAAGATATAATCAGGATTTTTGTCGGTAAAGATGAGCTTATAATGTTTGCGGAGGATTTCTAGAATCTTCCCTTCCACCGCCCCATCGCAAAAATACACCTTTTTTGTCGGCTTTTGTGGCATTATTCAGTCGTTCCCATTGCTTGACTTTGGGCGTGGGCGATAAGGGGATTTATAATCTCATCAAGCAGCCCACCTAGCATAATCTCTTCAAGGCTATAAAGCGTTAAGCCGATGCGATGGTCTGTAAGGCGATTTTGCGGATAGTTATAAGTGCGGATTCGTTCACTTCTATCGCCACTCCCTACTTGTGTTTTGCGTACCTCTTTATTTTGGGCATTTTGGGCTTCAATCTCGGCTTCATACAGCCTCGCTTTGAGAATCTTTAGTGCCTTGTCTTTATTTTTATGTTGAAATTTTTCATCTTGCATTGATACGCTAATGCCTGTAGGGATATGGGTAATCCTCACTGCAGAATCAGTTGTATTGACACTTTGCCCTCCGTGCCCGCCGCTGCGGAAAACTTCGATTTTCAAATCATTTGGATTAATATCGACGCTTACATCATCAACCTCAGGCATAATCGCCACGGTGATGGCAGAAGTGTGAATCCGCCCTTGAGATTCTGTCTCGGGGACACGCTGCACGCGATGAGTGCCGCCCTCATATTTGAGCCGCGAGTATGCGCCATTACCTTTGATAAGTGCAATCACCTCCTTATAGCCACCCACATTATTTTCACTCGCGCTCATTATCTCCACTTTCCATTTTTGCAAATCCGCATAGCGGCAATACGCCTTAAACAAGTCTCCTACAAAGATTCCCGCCTCATCACCGCCTGTCCCAGCGCGGATTTCAAGATAAATATTTTTACCATCATTAGGATCTTTAGGGATAAGGAGAATCTTAATTTCCTCCTCTAATATGATTTTTTGAGATTCTAAATCTTTGAGCTCTTCTTTGGCAAGCTCACCTAGCTCCTTATCCTCTAGTAATGTCTTATTTTCAGCAATGCCCTCAAGTGTGGCAAAATATGCTCTAGCCTTTTGGACGATAGATTCTATATCGCTTTGTTCTTTGCTAAGTTGTGTTAATTGCTGGATGTTAGAGAGAGTGGATTCTAAAGTAAGGAGGTTTGAAATCTCATCATAACGCGCCACAATGGGCTTAAGCTTATCGACAAGCATTTCAAGCCTTTGTAAAAATGGTGATTAGGCAGATTGTGCGAGTTTTTTCACACTTGCATTGAGGCGCGATACTTTTCTTGCGGCTGTATTTTTTGTTAAAATGCCCTTACTTACATATTTGTGTAGCTCTTTATTGGCAATTTTAAAGGCTTCTTGCGCTTTTGCAAGGTCTTTATTTGCTACTGCTTCTCTAAGATTACGGACAATATTTTTAATGCGCGTTTTGTAGTATCGATTACGCTCGGTTCGTGTTTTTGTCTGTCGAATGCGTTTTTGTGCGGATTTATGATTTGCCATTTCCTATTAGTCCTTTTTAAAAAAAATTAAGGCAAAATTGTGCCAAAAGTTTGATTAAATGCAGTTTAAAGCCATTAAGGAGATATGATGAACTCGAAGGATACAAAGCTTTTTGGCACTGATGGCGTGAGAGGACGAGCCGGAGAAGTTATCACGCCTTCAAGTGTGATTGCCCTAGGTGCGAGTGCGGGGATACACTTCCGCCAACATTCCCTTACAAATAAGATTCTAGTAGGTAAAGATACACGCCGCAGCGGCTATATGATAGAAAATGCACTTGTCTCAAGCCTTACTTCTGTGGGCTATGATGTGATACAAATTGGTCCTATGCCTACTCCTGCAGTGGCTTTCCTCACTGAAGATATGCGCTGCGATGCAGGAGTGATGATTAGTGCTAGTCATAATCCCTATGATGACAATGGCATTAAATTCTTCAATCATTGCGGCTACAAACTTGCCCCGCAAGAGGAGGAGAGTATAGAATCTTACTACCACGATAATGCCGCCCTACAAGCTGCACTCAAAAGCGGACAGGAGATTGGTAGCTCAAAACGTATCGATGATGTCGTGGGGCGCTATATTGTGCATATTAAAAATTCATTTCCCAAACACCTTACGTTAAGAGGGCTTAGAATTGTGTGCGATTGTGCCAATGGCGCGGCGTATCGGGTCGCCCCTATCGTGCTTAGTGAGCTTGGGGCTGATGTGATTGCGATTAATGACGAACCCGATGGATTCAATATCAATAAGCAGTGCGGGGCTATGCACCCAGAGGATTTAGCGCAAAAGGTGCGGACATATCGCGCTGATGTGGGTTTTGCCCTTGATGGCGATGCGGATAGGCTTGTCGTGGTGGATAGCGAGGGCAATATCGTCAATGGCGATAAGCTTATCGGTGCACTTGCGCTTTATCAAAAGCAAATGGGTGTATTAAAAAATAATGCCATTGTGGCGACACTGATGAGTAATCTGGCACTTGAGGAGTTTCTCAAATCGCATAAAATAAGCCTGTATCGCTGTAATGTTGGTGATAAATATGTGTGGGATATGATGCAAGAGCATAACCTCAATTTTGGTGGGGAAAATAGCGGACATATCATTTTTAGCGATTATGCTAAAACAGGCGATGGCTTGGTGAGTGCCTTGCAAGTTTTAGCTCTTTTGTTACAAAGTAAGCAAAGCTCAAAAGATGTGCTTAATCCTTTTGAGCTCTACCCAAGTGAGCTTTTTAACCTCAAAGTAGCGCATAAAAAGCCCCTTGAAAATATTGAGGGGCTGCAAGAGAAGCTAGATTCTATTACTCAAAGTGGCAATCGTCACTTAGTGCGCTACTCTGGCACGGAAAATAAGCTTAGAATCTTGGTCGAGGGTAAGGATTCTAAAATAGTCGAGAGGCAGGTTAAAATGCTTGTAGAGTTTTTTCAAAAGCAACTCAATGTGTGAGCAAATGCTATCTTTACAATATATCCATCAGCTTAGTAAGCA encodes:
- the traF gene encoding conjugal transfer protein TraF, with the protein product MNRVYKKIGSGTMLLAPLLSCAVEFGGQGIRSAALGGAGVALKQTQWGLYYNPALLAAEPAKHAKVGWNVGATLMDSGLFTMFDDSILEQDTIKNTQSLNEALNRGANLTFQSGIVFQLLPISQGHNLSIGYFKNIYTSLSGWGNIPDNSTNLNDVTDNAGFDAHLLAIDELPIGYAYRFSTSAGEISVGASVKFMFGAGGRHSMDLNGNITDLIKDTLSVENAASSFNVGLDLGAYYSPNIINNRLGIGLVVKNLNAPSFTMKHISNGVSTNEKISLNPQVRLGMSLDPLDWLTFTFDADLTSNKLLPLASKTVHSQVVGGGMRFHSTRFENVDLNLGIAKDFGLDNGLTFSGGFGLGLVGIALSYSTGKTDIGGVAIPNYVAIKIGGGLNF
- a CDS encoding NAD(P)H-dependent oxidoreductase, translated to MNHFLESIYFRHACKLFDDKKKIPQEQFDEILEVGRMAPSSFGMEPTRLIVVRSEAAKEALRPLCWDQPQITTASEVVVFKSLQNDLVPPSEYAKQNALRRKIDLSKYETFSKRLGDYLKSRGFVDEKIAYWSALQAYITVTYMVAYASYLNIDTCYIEGFEKNKVEELYGLDTFKEQVSLIVCFGYRGKEQQQRFRIGIDEFVQYK
- a CDS encoding ribonucleoside-diphosphate reductase subunit alpha, giving the protein MLDTITVTKRNGRIEPLDISKIQKHTHAAVEGLEGVSQSELEVDAKILFKDKITTEEIQQTLIKTAVDKIDVDTPNWTFVAARLFLYDLYHKVTGWTGYKKLEDYFMQGEKEGKLICGIKEKYDLAFLDSHIKPERDLQFNYLGIKTLYDRYLLKDANNHPIELPQHMFMAIAMFLAQNETDCNAWAVKFYDMISSFEVICATPTLANARTTRHQLSSCFVGSTPDNIEGIFDAYKEMALLSKYGGGIGWDFSRVRGLGSYIDGHKNAAGGVVPFLKIANDVAIAVDQLGTRKGAIATYLEIWHNDINDFIDLRKNSGEERRRTHDLFPAVWICDLFMKRVEANEFWTLFDPYQCPELTELYGEAFEAKYIEYEQSDSILKTCVLAKDLWKKILTNYFESGLPFLCFKDNANRANPNAHVGIIRSSNLCTEIFQNTNPNHYVVEVEFEDGSKSIYDEQEKIQVDSGISKRANKLTSIDSVNGKKVFITSRIAQGGDTAVCNLASINLSKIHAKEDIERVLPIAIRMLDNVIDLNFYPNRKVKVTNMRNRAIGLGVMGEAEMLARAGIEWGSEEHLAKIDEVMEIVSFYAINSSADLAQEKGIYPQFEGSNWSKGVFPIDLANKEAIKLVDRGGLFSQQCDWESLRAKVKTQGMRNGYLMAIAPTSSISILVGTTQTIEPIYRKKWYEENLSGLIPTVVPHLNLDTWNYYVSAYDIDQTLLIKAAAVRQKWIDQGQSTNIFVRLDKASGKMLNDVYMLAWKLGLKSTYYLRSQSPEAEEQIMDRSVECVNCQ
- the typA gene encoding translational GTPase TypA, translated to MQNIRNIAVIAHVDHGKTTLVDGLLTQSGTFSEREQIDERVMDSNDLEKERGITILSKNTAINYKGTKINIIDTPGHADFGGEVERVLKMVDGVLLLVDAQEGVMPQTKFVVKKALSFGIRPIVVVNKIDKPAAEPDRVVDEVFDLFVAMEASDFQLDFPVIYAAARDGYAIKDLNDEKKDLQPLFEAILEYVPAPSGSSESPLQMQIFTLDYDNYVGKIGIARVFNGRVKKNENVMLAKSDGEKETGRITKLIGFLGLARTEIESAQAGDIVAIAGFNAIDVGDSIVDPSNPMPLDPMHLEEPTMSVYFAVNDSPLAGLEGKHVTANKLKDRLLKEMQTNIAMRCEEMGEGKFRVSGRGELQITILAENLRREGFEFSISRPEVIIKDIDGVKCEPFEHLVIDTPQDFSGAIIERLGRRKAEMKAMNPMNDGYTRLEFEIPARGLIGYRSEFLTDTKGEGVMNHSFLDFRAFSGNVESRKNGALVSMENGEATGFSLFNIQERGVLFITPQTKVYVGMVIGEHSRDNDLDVNPIKAKHLTNMRSSGADEAIKLVPPRDLTLERALEWIEDDEILEVTPQNIRIRKKVLEPNMRKRSKK
- the purL gene encoding phosphoribosylformylglycinamidine synthase subunit PurL, which encodes MAVDITHILGEIKDIDEALKAHKLTQSDYEAIVKILKRPPNLIELGIFSAMWSEHCSYKSSKKYLQGFPTSAPWVVQGPGENAGIIDIGNNLCAVFKIESHNHPSFIEPHAGAATGVGGIMRDIFTMGARPVASLNSIRFGDINDNGALGRKHRYLLRGVVEGIGSYGNCMGVPTIGGEMSLESCYNGNILVNAFCLGLAKKNEIFYGRAEGVGNPVIYVGSKTGRDGLGGAVMSSNSFSSQAKAMRSAVQVGDPFAEKLLLEACLELFKQDLIVGIQDMGAAGLTSSSFEMAGRSRSGMILHLDKVPMREAGMNPYELMLSESQERMLICAKKGCEERVLSIFEKWEIDAAIIGEVTKSGIMELFWEGEKCAEIPIAELNENMPVLDMPVRAKPPQTHKANHLETHLNTQEIFLMLLGSVEIANKKWVYSQYDSSVQSNTITSAGSGDASMIRIKNSKVGISMSVDCNMRYCYLNPKNGAKIAVATSGRNSIVNGAKPLAISDCLNFGSPQNPEVMWAFKEVCEGIKEACKALNTPVVSGNVSLYNQSDGIDIYPTPSIVSVGLIDDVSRVIPSSFQAQGNVIVLLGEAKAEFGGSLAQKLCEGRIYGCIPSIDLDKESALWNLMLEAVSLEILKAAKDIGEGGLAITLAQMALGNGEHRPMGCNVHTSLPSQVLFAPSQSCIIVEIAVENLALLTQMAKKHKIPLHEIGCVGGDHFCCDEINLSLQEISELYFTSFEAMINQDV
- a CDS encoding glycosyltransferase family 10 domain-containing protein translates to MNLRAQFFDYLSQYDHIDSGGGYKNNIGKRVADKYAFLKTGKFNIAFENSSTNGYTTEKLIEALAAQSIPIYWGDERVSLPLESSGGGVNAKAFIHCRSHTDFAAVLEQIKYLNKNDEAYLAMLSQPSFPNSNHQEIFDKKLEDSFFIFLINL